The Clostridioides sp. ES-S-0010-02 genome window below encodes:
- a CDS encoding cell wall-binding glycosyl-hydrolase Cwp19, with protein sequence MKKISILLLSLVMTLTMCSVSSFADSSNDKEMRAAWISTVYNLDWPKTKNNEAKQKKEYTDLLDKLKSSGINTAVVQVRPKSDALYKSNINPWSEYLTGTQGKDPGYDPLPFLIEEAHKRGMEFHAWFNPYRITMADESIDKLPANHPAKKNPSWVVKHGNKYYYDPGLPEVRKYIVDSIAEVVQNYDIDGVHFDDYFYPGVSFNDTATYQKYGQGQNKDNWRRENVNTLLRDVKASIKSIKPEVVFGVSPAGIWRNKSSDPTGSDTSGNESYVGTYADTRAWIKQGLVDYVVPQLYWPIGLKAADYSKLVAWWANEVKGTNVDLYIGQGIYKQGQSSYNGQNIAKEIVKQVTLNRKYSEIKGSMYFSAKDIANSTSIQNDLKSLYSDSNEQPVTPPSNVKVEKLRGAERYDTAVAISKKGWATNSDTVVLVNGYSIVDGITSTPLATANDAPILLVNKGDIPTSTKNEIKRLNPSKVILIGGNSSIGDKIESEIKDTLSNVSINRVGGSDRYSTSLLIAKELAKTNPVDKLYITSGTGEADSLSIASKAGEEKQPIVLVSKDNVSDEIYNWVSDLNVKDAYFIGGNLSISDSVISKLDKVITNDVSKNRIAGENREETNGKVIQKFYPNVEYSSIFVSKSNQLVDALTSGPLAAKLKSPVVMLGNSVTSAQKTALEPKKTSLVYEAGDGINQTALNSLLNLVQ encoded by the coding sequence ATGAAAAAGATAAGTATATTACTATTATCGTTGGTAATGACACTTACAATGTGTAGTGTAAGTTCATTTGCTGATTCGTCAAATGATAAGGAAATGAGAGCAGCTTGGATATCTACAGTTTATAACTTAGATTGGCCTAAGACTAAAAATAATGAAGCCAAGCAAAAAAAGGAATACACAGACCTATTAGACAAATTAAAAAGTTCAGGGATAAACACAGCAGTGGTTCAAGTAAGACCAAAATCAGATGCTTTATATAAATCAAATATAAATCCATGGTCTGAATATCTTACAGGTACTCAAGGTAAAGACCCTGGATATGACCCATTACCATTTTTAATAGAAGAAGCACACAAAAGAGGAATGGAATTTCACGCATGGTTTAATCCATACAGAATAACTATGGCAGATGAGAGCATAGATAAGTTGCCAGCAAACCATCCAGCAAAGAAAAACCCAAGCTGGGTAGTTAAACATGGAAATAAGTATTACTATGACCCAGGTCTACCAGAAGTTAGAAAGTACATAGTTGATAGTATAGCAGAGGTAGTTCAAAATTATGATATAGATGGTGTTCATTTCGATGATTATTTCTATCCAGGAGTAAGCTTCAATGATACTGCTACATATCAAAAATATGGACAAGGACAAAACAAAGACAATTGGAGAAGAGAAAATGTAAATACTCTACTTAGAGATGTAAAGGCATCTATAAAGAGTATAAAGCCTGAAGTTGTGTTTGGTGTGAGTCCAGCTGGAATATGGAGAAATAAGAGTAGTGACCCAACAGGTTCAGATACATCAGGTAATGAAAGTTATGTAGGTACATATGCAGATACAAGAGCATGGATAAAACAAGGATTAGTTGATTACGTAGTTCCACAACTTTACTGGCCAATTGGTCTTAAAGCTGCAGATTACTCTAAATTAGTAGCATGGTGGGCAAATGAAGTAAAAGGAACAAATGTAGATTTATACATAGGACAAGGTATATATAAGCAAGGGCAATCAAGTTATAATGGGCAAAACATAGCAAAAGAAATAGTTAAGCAAGTAACATTAAATAGAAAATATAGTGAAATAAAGGGTAGTATGTATTTTTCAGCTAAAGATATAGCAAATAGTACATCTATACAAAATGATTTAAAGAGCTTGTACTCTGACAGCAATGAACAGCCAGTGACTCCACCATCTAATGTCAAGGTGGAAAAATTAAGAGGTGCTGAAAGATATGATACAGCAGTTGCAATAAGTAAAAAAGGATGGGCTACAAATTCAGATACAGTAGTATTAGTAAATGGATATTCTATAGTAGATGGTATAACATCAACTCCACTTGCTACTGCAAATGATGCACCTATATTATTAGTAAATAAGGGTGACATACCAACATCTACCAAAAATGAAATAAAAAGACTTAATCCAAGTAAAGTTATCTTAATAGGAGGAAATAGTTCTATTGGAGATAAAATTGAAAGTGAGATAAAAGATACATTATCAAATGTATCAATAAACAGAGTAGGTGGCTCAGATAGATATAGCACATCTCTTTTAATAGCAAAAGAATTAGCTAAGACTAATCCAGTAGACAAACTATATATAACAAGTGGTACAGGTGAAGCAGATTCTCTTTCTATAGCTTCAAAAGCAGGAGAAGAAAAACAGCCAATCGTATTAGTATCAAAAGATAATGTAAGTGATGAAATCTATAACTGGGTATCAGACTTAAATGTAAAAGATGCATACTTTATAGGTGGTAATTTAAGTATATCTGATTCAGTAATAAGTAAATTAGATAAAGTTATTACTAATGATGTATCTAAAAATAGAATAGCTGGAGAAAATAGAGAAGAAACAAATGGAAAAGTAATACAGAAATTCTATCCAAATGTTGAATATTCATCAATATTTGTAAGTAAGAGTAATCAGTTAGTAGATGCATTAACATCAGGACCTTTAGCAGCAAAATTAAAATCACCAGTAGTTATGCTTGGAAATAGTGTAACATCTGCTCAGAAAACTGCTCTAGAGCCTAAAAAGACAAGTCTAGTATATGAAGCTGGAGATGGCATAAATCAAACTGCATTAAACAGTTTATTAAACTTAGTTCAGTAG
- a CDS encoding glycosyltransferase family 2 protein, giving the protein MNEPLVSIITPVYNSEEFLSETIKSIQNQTYKNWQLLLVDDCSKDNSSEIIKSFQKEDARIKYIKLEKNSGAAVSRNVGIENAEGRFIAFVDSDDLWESKKLEIQIGYMLKENIGFSFTSYRYMRQDGTKTSKVARAPKKIDYEGLLRNTIIGCSTVVIDKDVIGEFSMPLVRRGQDTATWLQLLKKEKYAYGIQEDLVNYRLVGNSISSNKIKALKRTWNTYRNVENLSLPKSLYVFCFYVFNAIKKRV; this is encoded by the coding sequence ATGAATGAGCCTTTAGTATCGATAATTACTCCTGTATATAATTCAGAAGAGTTTTTATCAGAGACAATAAAGTCAATCCAAAATCAAACTTATAAAAATTGGCAGCTTTTATTAGTGGATGATTGTTCTAAGGACAATTCAAGTGAAATTATAAAAAGTTTTCAAAAAGAAGATGCTAGAATAAAATATATAAAGCTTGAAAAAAATTCTGGAGCTGCAGTATCTAGGAATGTTGGTATTGAAAATGCGGAAGGTAGATTTATTGCATTTGTAGATAGTGATGATTTATGGGAGAGTAAAAAGTTAGAAATTCAGATAGGATATATGTTAAAAGAAAATATCGGGTTTTCTTTTACATCTTATAGATATATGAGACAAGATGGAACAAAAACGAGTAAAGTTGCAAGAGCACCTAAAAAGATTGACTATGAAGGATTACTTAGAAATACTATAATAGGGTGTTCTACTGTAGTCATCGATAAGGATGTCATAGGTGAATTTAGTATGCCTTTAGTAAGAAGAGGACAAGATACTGCAACTTGGTTACAATTACTTAAAAAGGAAAAATATGCATATGGAATTCAAGAAGATTTAGTGAATTATAGGCTAGTTGGGAATTCTATATCAAGCAATAAGATAAAAGCATTAAAACGAACTTGGAATACTTATAGAAATGTTGAAAATTTAAGTTTACCAAAAAGTCTATATGTATTTTGTTTCTATGTTTTTAATGCCATTAAAAAAAGAGTATAA
- a CDS encoding glycosyltransferase family 4 protein has protein sequence MKTVCYLADGSNPHTLKWCSFFKNKGYDIHVISLNGGHMEGIKIYDFGSNVEELKNENISKKTGYLGSIKQIKKLVNEIKPDILHAQYASSYGFIGSLLGYHPYIISVWGTDIYDFPNNGFIQKQIIKHNFRKADYIFSNSRDMAKEANKYTTKHVDVTFFGVDMDRFKPMEVEKEDAFVIGIIKSLEKKYGIEYLVQAFKMLKDEYKEKKIILKIGGSGSQMDNLVNLTKELGLEEDVQFLGRISPEDVSKTFNSFDVTVFPSLREGFGVAAIESESCEVPVIVTNVGGHPESVLKNETGLIVEPKQPEEIKNAIIKLMENDELRLNMGKKGRQFVRENYEVNLNFNDIAKIYDSILDKYKK, from the coding sequence ATGAAGACTGTTTGTTATTTGGCTGATGGGTCAAATCCTCATACTTTGAAATGGTGTAGTTTTTTTAAAAATAAAGGATATGACATTCATGTAATCTCTTTAAATGGAGGTCACATGGAAGGAATTAAAATATATGATTTTGGTTCTAACGTAGAAGAACTGAAAAATGAAAATATTTCTAAAAAAACAGGATACTTAGGTTCAATAAAACAAATAAAGAAACTAGTAAATGAAATAAAGCCAGATATACTTCATGCACAATATGCAAGTAGCTATGGATTTATAGGGAGTTTACTTGGGTATCATCCATATATTATTTCTGTTTGGGGTACTGATATTTACGATTTCCCAAACAATGGTTTTATACAAAAACAAATTATAAAACATAACTTTAGAAAAGCAGATTATATATTTTCAAATAGTAGAGACATGGCTAAAGAAGCTAATAAATATACAACTAAGCATGTAGATGTAACCTTTTTCGGAGTAGATATGGATAGATTTAAACCTATGGAAGTAGAAAAAGAAGATGCTTTTGTAATAGGAATTATAAAGAGTTTGGAAAAAAAATATGGAATTGAATATTTAGTACAAGCATTTAAGATGTTGAAAGATGAATATAAAGAAAAGAAAATAATTTTAAAAATAGGTGGTTCTGGAAGTCAAATGGATAACTTAGTGAATTTGACTAAGGAATTAGGACTAGAAGAAGATGTTCAATTTTTAGGTAGAATATCTCCAGAGGATGTAAGTAAGACTTTTAATTCTTTTGATGTAACTGTATTTCCTTCTTTGAGAGAGGGTTTTGGTGTAGCTGCAATAGAATCAGAGTCTTGTGAAGTTCCTGTCATTGTTACAAATGTAGGTGGACATCCAGAATCTGTATTGAAAAATGAAACTGGGCTAATTGTAGAGCCAAAGCAACCAGAAGAAATAAAAAATGCTATAATAAAGCTAATGGAAAATGATGAACTTAGACTTAATATGGGTAAAAAAGGGCGTCAGTTTGTTAGAGAAAATTATGAAGTTAATTTAAACTTTAATGATATAGCAAAAATATACGACTCTATATTAGATAAATATAAAAAATAA
- a CDS encoding CDP-glycerol glycerophosphotransferase family protein, producing the protein MDKVKFLINMLLAFFMYPFNKHKFNGRNIWLIGGHSGDIYNDNAKFFYEYMLKEHNDVETYWVVNKDSKVFNKIPGKKLIRGSVENYLYYYNSKAIVFSHAPSADIAPYNFAVPVLNYFHKKTIKVFLNHGTISFKKRKPMNKKFKNIIDNLYKSYNIVTASSEFERDVMVNDWGMLDDSVYIIGNARYDNLPTNEVAQTRDILYTPTWRDWIKFSSGKFTDTDYFKNIMNFLNDDKLNKILDEKDINVKIYMHHLMHEFIDDIKENITGKRIVFLDKGVTLANEIRKSAANITDYSSVAIDFLYMNRPILFYQFDLDEYMEKVDSYIDLKSEMFGSLAYNNDEAVNKLIDIIENNFEVMGNQKNERNKFFRYNDNKNCKRIYDCVLSKIK; encoded by the coding sequence ATGGACAAGGTTAAATTTTTAATAAATATGCTTTTGGCTTTTTTTATGTATCCATTTAATAAGCATAAGTTTAATGGTAGAAATATTTGGCTTATAGGTGGACATTCAGGAGATATATACAATGATAATGCCAAGTTCTTTTATGAGTATATGTTGAAAGAACATAATGATGTAGAAACTTATTGGGTAGTAAATAAAGACAGTAAAGTATTCAATAAAATTCCAGGCAAGAAATTAATAAGAGGAAGTGTAGAAAACTATCTATATTATTACAATTCAAAAGCTATAGTATTTTCACATGCGCCATCAGCAGATATAGCACCTTATAACTTTGCTGTACCTGTTCTTAATTATTTCCATAAAAAGACGATAAAAGTGTTCTTAAATCATGGAACGATAAGTTTTAAAAAGAGAAAGCCAATGAATAAAAAGTTTAAAAATATTATAGATAACCTATATAAAAGTTATAATATAGTTACAGCAAGTTCTGAGTTTGAAAGAGATGTTATGGTAAATGATTGGGGAATGTTAGATGACTCAGTTTATATAATTGGAAATGCAAGATATGACAATTTACCAACAAATGAAGTTGCACAAACACGAGATATATTATATACTCCTACATGGAGAGACTGGATAAAATTTAGTTCAGGAAAATTTACAGATACAGATTATTTTAAAAATATAATGAATTTCTTGAATGATGATAAATTAAATAAAATATTAGATGAGAAAGATATAAATGTAAAAATTTATATGCATCATCTTATGCATGAGTTTATAGATGACATAAAAGAAAACATAACTGGTAAACGAATTGTATTTTTAGATAAAGGGGTAACTCTAGCAAATGAAATAAGAAAATCAGCTGCAAACATAACTGATTATTCAAGTGTTGCCATAGATTTTCTATATATGAACAGACCTATTTTATTTTATCAATTTGATTTAGATGAATATATGGAAAAAGTTGACTCGTATATAGATTTAAAAAGCGAAATGTTTGGGTCTTTGGCTTATAATAATGATGAAGCTGTGAATAAACTTATTGATATTATTGAAAATAATTTTGAGGTTATGGGTAACCAAAAAAATGAAAGAAATAAGTTTTTCAGATATAATGACAATAAGAACTGCAAGAGGATATATGATTGTGTATTAAGTAAAATTAAATAA
- a CDS encoding glycosyltransferase family 2 protein has product MYKYKFTVFTPTYNRAHLLENLYNDLKAQTYDFNDFEWLIVDDGSSDGTKELVEKFISEDKLNIRYIYKENGGKHTAINLGVKNADGELFFIVDSDDGLIKDSLEIANDEWNSVENKEGFSGVVGLCVYPSGDLIGTEMPEDKKICHFADLYFKYGVKGDKSIVFVTDELIKFPFPERKEVRFLPESVVWNEMSKYYNVKCVNKPMIIRDYLDDGLTKNILNKNALKGRALEFLYLINQNTYPLGRYPYMWIKNYINLARYSLLSDSHYFGEIKKISDKLLYLVLFPLGYYKYIGQKKLVSK; this is encoded by the coding sequence ATGTATAAATATAAATTTACTGTATTTACTCCAACATATAATAGAGCACATTTACTTGAAAATTTGTATAATGATTTAAAAGCTCAAACATATGATTTCAACGACTTTGAATGGTTGATTGTTGATGATGGAAGTAGTGACGGTACTAAAGAATTAGTTGAAAAATTTATATCAGAAGATAAATTAAATATAAGATATATATACAAAGAAAATGGAGGAAAGCATACTGCAATAAATCTAGGTGTAAAAAATGCAGATGGAGAACTATTTTTCATTGTAGATAGTGATGATGGTTTAATTAAAGATTCTCTTGAAATTGCTAATGATGAATGGAATTCTGTAGAAAATAAAGAAGGATTTAGTGGGGTTGTTGGACTTTGTGTATACCCAAGTGGAGATTTAATAGGCACAGAAATGCCTGAGGATAAAAAAATATGTCACTTTGCAGACCTATATTTTAAATATGGTGTTAAGGGAGATAAAAGCATAGTATTTGTAACTGATGAGCTTATAAAATTTCCTTTTCCAGAAAGAAAAGAAGTGAGATTTTTACCAGAAAGTGTAGTATGGAATGAAATGTCTAAATACTATAATGTTAAATGTGTAAACAAACCTATGATAATAAGAGATTATTTGGATGATGGTTTGACTAAGAATATATTAAATAAAAATGCATTAAAAGGTAGAGCATTAGAGTTTTTATATTTAATAAATCAAAATACATATCCTTTAGGTAGATATCCATATATGTGGATAAAGAATTACATAAATTTAGCTAGATACTCATTGTTATCTGACAGTCATTATTTTGGCGAAATCAAAAAAATATCTGATAAATTATTGTATTTAGTGTTATTCCCATTAGGATATTACAAATATATTGGACAAAAAAAGTTAGTATCTAAGTAA
- a CDS encoding polysaccharide biosynthesis protein has protein sequence MRESIDLEKESFFNKLFKKYKFRQLTLLILDICSVLVAFRMSLSLTGNLDVFNVNNVIISVCIYIVLHIVSFRLFKCYNTLWRYAGEEEIISIFIATLAYLIPAYVINRILGLDYPIMLYVLNTIFIIMFTSGVRIGYRAIRIVMNKTYSRGKVSNILIIGAGDAGEMVIQELKRNPELKKVAVAIIDDDKNKIGRIIHNVKIVGTTSKINDIVEEYKVDEIIFSIANIEKRRKKEIIDMCKNTNCKIKTIPGIYEIIDGKVDIKQIREVEIEDLLGREPIRTNLKEISNYIEGKVILVTGGGGSIGSELCRQIAGFNPKELIIVDNYENNAYAIQQELLRKYKNKLDLKAIIASIREEKRMDEIFNKYKPEVVFHAAAHKHVPLMESSPGEAIKNNIFGTLNIAGLSSKYKAKKFVLISTDKAVNPTNIMGATKRAAEMIIQTMNDESQTEFVAVRFGNVLGSNGSVIPLFKKQIEDGGPVTVTHPDIIRYFMTIPEAVGLVIQAGAMAKGGEVFVLDMGEPVKILDLAKNLIKFSGFEPDVDIKIEFSGLRPGEKLYEELLMSEEGLLDTEHKKIFIGRPIDVDREEITKYLKLLKEITNNEETEKIDSVMRKLVPTYIKPEDANIKEIAITRDK, from the coding sequence ATGCGAGAAAGTATAGATTTAGAGAAAGAAAGCTTTTTTAATAAGCTTTTTAAAAAATATAAATTTAGACAACTAACATTATTAATTCTAGATATTTGTAGCGTGCTAGTAGCATTTCGAATGTCTTTGAGTTTGACAGGAAATTTAGATGTATTCAATGTTAATAATGTAATAATTTCAGTTTGTATATATATTGTACTCCATATAGTATCATTTAGATTGTTTAAATGTTACAACACATTGTGGAGATATGCAGGAGAAGAAGAAATTATTTCGATTTTTATTGCAACTTTAGCTTATCTAATTCCAGCTTATGTGATAAATAGAATATTGGGACTCGATTATCCTATAATGCTTTATGTATTAAATACGATATTCATTATAATGTTTACAAGTGGAGTGAGAATAGGGTACAGAGCTATAAGAATAGTCATGAATAAAACCTATTCTAGAGGGAAGGTTTCTAACATTCTTATAATTGGAGCAGGAGATGCTGGAGAGATGGTTATACAAGAATTAAAGCGAAATCCAGAACTTAAAAAAGTCGCAGTAGCTATAATCGATGATGATAAAAATAAAATCGGAAGAATAATTCATAATGTAAAGATTGTAGGAACAACTTCAAAGATAAATGATATAGTTGAAGAATATAAAGTAGATGAAATAATTTTTTCTATTGCCAACATAGAAAAACGCAGAAAAAAAGAAATTATTGATATGTGTAAAAATACTAATTGTAAAATAAAGACAATACCAGGGATTTATGAAATTATAGATGGAAAAGTTGACATAAAACAGATTAGAGAGGTAGAAATAGAAGACTTATTGGGTAGAGAGCCTATAAGAACAAATTTAAAAGAGATAAGTAACTACATTGAAGGAAAAGTAATCCTTGTAACTGGAGGAGGAGGCTCAATTGGTTCAGAGCTTTGCAGACAGATTGCAGGATTTAATCCTAAAGAGCTTATTATAGTTGATAATTATGAGAATAATGCTTATGCAATACAACAAGAATTGCTTAGAAAATATAAAAACAAGCTGGATTTAAAAGCAATAATAGCTTCAATAAGAGAAGAAAAAAGAATGGATGAAATATTTAATAAATATAAGCCAGAAGTAGTGTTCCATGCAGCAGCTCATAAACATGTTCCTCTTATGGAGTCAAGCCCTGGTGAAGCTATAAAGAATAATATATTTGGAACTTTAAATATAGCAGGTTTATCTTCAAAATATAAAGCTAAGAAGTTTGTCCTTATATCTACAGATAAAGCTGTAAATCCTACAAATATAATGGGAGCTACTAAAAGAGCTGCTGAGATGATTATACAGACAATGAATGATGAAAGTCAGACTGAGTTTGTTGCAGTTAGATTTGGAAATGTACTTGGAAGTAATGGAAGTGTAATTCCCCTTTTTAAGAAGCAAATTGAAGATGGAGGACCAGTAACTGTTACACATCCAGATATCATTAGATATTTTATGACGATACCAGAGGCTGTAGGACTTGTTATACAGGCTGGAGCTATGGCTAAAGGTGGAGAAGTATTTGTGCTTGATATGGGAGAGCCTGTAAAAATATTGGATTTAGCAAAAAATTTAATAAAATTTAGTGGGTTTGAACCAGATGTTGATATAAAAATTGAATTTTCTGGTCTTAGACCAGGAGAAAAATTGTATGAAGAACTTCTTATGTCAGAAGAAGGTCTGTTAGATACAGAGCATAAAAAGATTTTTATTGGTAGGCCAATAGATGTTGATAGAGAAGAAATAACAAAATACTTAAAACTTTTAAAAGAAATTACAAACAATGAAGAAACTGAAAAAATAGATAGTGTAATGAGAAAATTAGTACCAACTTACATTAAACCAGAAGATGCTAATATCAAGGAAATTGCAATAACTCGAGATAAGTAG
- a CDS encoding glycosyltransferase family 2 protein codes for MKKNLVSIITPMYNSEKFIEATIKSVLNQTYQEWEMLIIDDCSTDNSPSIVKSYMQQDSRIKCIKTETNKGVSNARNLALSNATGQFIAFLDSDDQWNSSKLEKQVNFMLENDYVISFTSYELMDENDKKLNKVIKVPPNVDYRRLLKGNILGCLTVVIDKSKLDFEIKMSGVRHEDYVLWLSILKRGHIAHGINEVLALYRKSSNSLSGNKIKAAMWTWNIYRNIEKIPLYKAIYYFINYGINGIKKS; via the coding sequence ATGAAGAAGAATTTAGTATCTATAATTACTCCCATGTATAATTCTGAAAAATTTATTGAAGCAACCATAAAATCAGTATTAAACCAAACTTATCAAGAATGGGAAATGTTAATTATTGATGATTGCTCAACAGATAATAGTCCTAGTATAGTCAAATCTTATATGCAACAAGATAGTAGAATAAAATGCATAAAGACTGAGACTAATAAGGGTGTCTCTAATGCTAGAAATCTAGCATTAAGTAATGCGACAGGACAATTTATAGCTTTTTTAGATAGTGATGACCAGTGGAATAGTAGTAAGTTAGAAAAACAAGTAAACTTTATGTTAGAAAATGACTATGTAATCTCATTTACTTCATATGAACTGATGGACGAAAATGATAAAAAGTTAAATAAAGTAATAAAAGTGCCACCTAATGTAGATTATAGAAGGTTATTAAAGGGAAATATTTTGGGATGTCTTACTGTTGTAATTGATAAGTCTAAATTGGATTTTGAAATTAAAATGAGTGGTGTAAGACATGAAGATTATGTCTTGTGGTTATCTATATTGAAAAGAGGACATATCGCTCATGGAATAAATGAAGTTTTAGCATTATATAGAAAATCTAGTAACTCCCTTAGTGGTAATAAGATAAAGGCTGCTATGTGGACTTGGAATATATATAGAAATATAGAAAAAATACCTCTATACAAAGCTATATACTACTTTATTAATTATGGAATAAATGGAATTAAAAAAAGTTAG
- a CDS encoding UDP-glucose/GDP-mannose dehydrogenase family protein, which yields MKIAIAGTGYVGLVTGVCLAEVGNENVICVDIDEHKVKSMQLGIAPIYEEGLEELMVRNYKKGRINYTTDYKKAYEDVDIILIAVGTPERSDGSANLDYIKAVAKQIAETVTKDTLVVIKSTVPIGTNEEIEDYINRNLKNDVKVELASNPEFLSQGSAVRDTLHASRIVIGVESEWAREILEEIYKPFNQPIIVTNRNSAEMIKYASNNFLALKISFMNDIANLCEIAGANVEDVALGMSYDDRIGSKFLKAGIGYGGSCFPKDTKALHWLSEHNGYELKTVKAAIEVNESQKLKLVRKASKLVESFQDMKVAVLGLTFKPDTDDIREAPSIPNIKYLLERGAKVTAFDPIGVENTKKIFGDSILYAKSIDDTIEDAEICFIMTEWKDVLNYDIHKYKEKMKNPLVLDGRNCYKLEDMKELGIEYYSIGR from the coding sequence ATGAAAATAGCTATAGCTGGGACTGGATATGTAGGGCTAGTAACAGGTGTTTGTCTAGCAGAGGTAGGCAATGAAAATGTAATTTGTGTTGATATAGATGAACACAAAGTTAAATCGATGCAACTTGGGATAGCACCTATATATGAAGAAGGCCTAGAAGAACTTATGGTTAGAAATTATAAAAAAGGAAGAATAAATTATACTACAGATTATAAAAAAGCTTATGAAGATGTAGATATAATACTAATAGCTGTGGGAACTCCTGAAAGAAGTGATGGTTCAGCTAATTTAGATTATATAAAGGCAGTTGCAAAGCAAATAGCTGAAACTGTAACAAAAGATACTTTAGTAGTAATAAAATCTACAGTACCAATTGGAACAAATGAAGAAATAGAAGATTATATAAATAGAAACTTAAAAAATGATGTGAAAGTTGAACTTGCATCTAATCCAGAGTTTTTATCACAAGGTAGCGCAGTAAGAGATACTTTACATGCTTCAAGAATCGTTATAGGAGTGGAAAGTGAGTGGGCAAGAGAAATACTGGAAGAAATCTATAAACCTTTTAATCAACCTATAATAGTAACTAATAGAAATAGTGCTGAAATGATAAAATATGCATCAAATAATTTTTTAGCACTTAAGATATCTTTTATGAATGATATTGCAAATCTTTGTGAGATAGCAGGAGCTAATGTGGAAGATGTTGCCTTAGGAATGAGTTATGATGATAGAATAGGAAGTAAATTCTTAAAAGCAGGTATAGGTTATGGAGGTTCTTGTTTCCCTAAAGATACAAAAGCTCTTCACTGGTTGTCTGAACATAATGGATATGAGTTAAAAACAGTAAAAGCTGCTATAGAAGTGAATGAAAGCCAAAAACTTAAATTAGTTAGAAAGGCATCTAAACTAGTAGAGAGCTTTCAAGATATGAAAGTTGCTGTTTTAGGACTAACATTTAAGCCAGATACTGATGATATAAGAGAAGCTCCATCTATCCCAAATATAAAATATTTGCTTGAAAGAGGAGCAAAAGTTACTGCATTTGACCCAATAGGAGTTGAAAATACTAAGAAAATATTTGGAGATTCTATACTTTATGCTAAATCTATAGATGATACAATAGAAGATGCAGAGATATGTTTTATAATGACAGAGTGGAAAGATGTCTTAAATTATGATATACATAAGTATAAGGAAAAGATGAAAAATCCTTTAGTTCTAGATGGAAGAAATTGCTATAAGCTTGAAGATATGAAAGAACTAGGTATTGAGTATTATTCGATAGGAAGGTAA
- a CDS encoding C40 family peptidase, translating into MMNIKNKKHILKKFIAMVLIAGVVTVEAGAITASAAELSNSPMTATVDQCDFLNMRSGASANDAIVGKINTGDKVEVLELHSNGWIKIKTVDNVTGWVNGDYLTIEGGNVDAKVQNVLNLAFKQQGKPYRWGATGPNSFDCSGFTSYVYKNGAGVNLPRVSRSQATVGKKVSRAELKAGDLVFFGSGGSINHVGLYIGDSKFIHSPQTGDVVKVTSMAPGTNYARRLITATRVLQ; encoded by the coding sequence ATGATGAATATTAAAAATAAAAAACATATATTGAAAAAATTTATAGCGATGGTGTTAATAGCAGGAGTTGTTACAGTGGAGGCGGGAGCAATAACAGCTAGTGCAGCAGAGTTATCTAATTCACCTATGACTGCGACAGTAGATCAATGTGACTTCTTAAACATGAGAAGTGGAGCTAGTGCAAATGATGCAATAGTAGGAAAGATAAACACAGGTGACAAAGTTGAAGTTTTAGAATTACATTCAAATGGATGGATAAAAATAAAAACAGTTGACAATGTTACAGGATGGGTAAATGGAGATTATTTAACTATTGAAGGTGGAAATGTAGACGCAAAGGTACAAAATGTTTTAAACTTAGCATTTAAGCAACAAGGTAAACCATATAGATGGGGAGCAACTGGACCAAACTCTTTTGATTGTTCTGGGTTCACTTCTTATGTTTACAAAAATGGAGCAGGAGTTAATTTGCCAAGAGTATCAAGATCACAAGCAACAGTAGGAAAGAAAGTATCTAGAGCAGAATTAAAAGCAGGAGATTTAGTTTTCTTTGGTTCAGGTGGTTCAATAAATCATGTTGGGTTGTATATAGGAGATTCTAAATTTATACATTCACCACAAACAGGAGATGTAGTAAAAGTTACTAGTATGGCTCCAGGAACTAATTATGCTAGAAGACTTATAACTGCTACACGTGTTTTACAATAA